Proteins from a single region of Pseudopedobacter saltans DSM 12145:
- the merTP gene encoding mercuric transport protein MerTP — protein sequence MKTDKKLIGAGLLTTIAASLCCITPVLALIAGTSGLASTFSWLEPFRPYFIGLTILVLGFAWYQKLKPKKQIDCNCETEEKPKFIQSKMFLGIVTAFAIVMLAFPYYSSIFYPKTEKQIIAVDKSNIQKVEFTISGMTCASCGEHVNHEVNKLTGIISSNASYEKGNAIVEFDNSKTNISEVEKAINSTGYSVTDKK from the coding sequence ATGAAAACTGACAAAAAATTAATTGGTGCAGGACTTTTGACTACAATTGCAGCTTCTCTTTGTTGCATCACACCAGTATTGGCTCTTATTGCAGGAACAAGCGGTCTTGCTTCCACTTTTTCTTGGCTTGAACCTTTTCGACCCTATTTTATCGGGTTGACAATTTTGGTTCTTGGTTTTGCTTGGTATCAAAAGTTGAAACCCAAAAAGCAGATAGATTGCAATTGTGAGACAGAAGAAAAACCAAAATTCATTCAGTCAAAAATGTTTTTAGGAATTGTAACAGCATTTGCAATCGTAATGCTTGCCTTTCCATACTACTCAAGCATTTTCTACCCAAAGACAGAAAAGCAAATTATAGCGGTGGACAAATCCAATATTCAAAAAGTAGAATTTACGATTAGCGGAATGACTTGTGCAAGTTGTGGCGAACACGTAAATCACGAAGTAAATAAATTGACAGGAATAATAAGTTCAAACGCCTCATACGAAAAAGGAAACGCAATCGTGGAATTTGACAACTCAAAAACGAATATTTCTGAGGTCGAAAAAGCAATTAACTCAACAGGATATTCTGTAACCGACAAAAAATAA
- a CDS encoding GDCCVxC domain-containing (seleno)protein, which produces MEIILQSTITCPNCGHKKEETMPTDACQYFYECEKCKQVLKPKQGDCCVYCSYGSVPCPPIQQDKKCC; this is translated from the coding sequence ATGGAAATCATATTGCAATCAACAATTACTTGCCCCAACTGCGGACACAAGAAAGAAGAAACAATGCCGACAGACGCTTGCCAATATTTCTACGAATGTGAAAAATGCAAACAAGTTCTTAAACCAAAACAAGGAGACTGTTGTGTTTATTGTAGTTACGGAAGTGTTCCTTGTCCACCAATTCAGCAGGACAAAAAATGTTGCTGA
- the mobB gene encoding conjugal transfer protein MobB, with protein MIAKIGRSANLYGALAYNQLKVENENGQILFANKMIETASGHYSVAQLAQSFAPYLIANRNTEKHTLHISLNPDPNDKVSDDKFREMAEEYMREMGYGEQPFVVFKHTDIDRSHIHIVSVCVDEEGKKISDKFEKMRSMNVCRELERQHGLIPATDKEHKQNDKIFRPVDYRAGDVKSQIASVVRHLPNYYKFQTLGEYNALLSLFNVTTEKVEGELQGKMRQGLLYIPLNEKGERAGHPFKASLFGKNAGLPALELHFAKCKEDLKDHPSKQTLKAAISIALKSTNDEQAFKKQFSEQGINVVVRRNDTGRIYGITFIDHNSKAVWNGSRLAKELSANTFNDYWNNNIKPEIKEPVVQLPKTSTSNDADLPAEEPHHLFDFLNTTEKHEDGLIEAFGGLLPEAQGDDYEEQDFANKMKKKKKRRL; from the coding sequence ATGATAGCAAAAATCGGGAGAAGCGCAAATTTATACGGGGCGTTGGCATATAATCAGCTTAAAGTAGAGAATGAAAACGGGCAAATTTTGTTCGCCAATAAGATGATTGAAACCGCAAGCGGTCATTATTCCGTTGCACAATTAGCCCAGTCATTTGCCCCTTACCTGATTGCCAACCGCAATACAGAGAAACATACTCTGCATATTTCACTCAATCCCGACCCGAATGACAAGGTAAGTGATGATAAATTTCGGGAAATGGCAGAAGAATATATGCGGGAGATGGGCTACGGCGAACAGCCCTTTGTCGTATTCAAACATACAGATATTGACCGTAGCCATATTCATATCGTATCGGTTTGCGTGGACGAAGAGGGCAAAAAGATTTCGGACAAATTCGAGAAAATGCGGTCTATGAATGTGTGCCGTGAACTGGAAAGACAACACGGCTTGATACCCGCAACCGATAAAGAACACAAGCAGAACGACAAGATTTTCCGTCCGGTAGATTATCGGGCAGGCGATGTGAAAAGCCAAATCGCTTCGGTTGTCCGCCACCTACCGAATTATTATAAGTTTCAGACTTTGGGCGAATACAATGCCTTGCTTTCCCTGTTTAATGTTACCACCGAAAAAGTGGAGGGCGAATTGCAGGGAAAAATGCGGCAAGGCTTATTATATATTCCTTTAAACGAGAAAGGCGAAAGAGCCGGGCATCCGTTCAAGGCTTCGTTGTTTGGTAAAAATGCAGGGCTTCCGGCTTTGGAACTGCATTTTGCAAAATGCAAAGAGGATTTAAAAGACCACCCAAGTAAGCAGACCCTAAAAGCTGCAATTTCTATTGCTCTGAAATCCACAAATGATGAGCAGGCTTTTAAAAAGCAGTTTAGTGAACAGGGCATTAATGTAGTGGTCCGCCGGAACGATACAGGTCGTATTTATGGTATCACTTTCATAGACCACAATTCAAAGGCGGTTTGGAACGGTTCACGCTTAGCAAAGGAACTTTCTGCCAATACCTTTAATGATTATTGGAACAATAATATCAAACCGGAGATTAAAGAACCTGTCGTACAACTTCCAAAAACATCCACATCAAATGATGCAGATCTTCCTGCGGAAGAACCTCATCATTTGTTCGACTTCCTGAATACTACTGAAAAACACGAAGACGGTTTGATTGAGGCATTTGGCGGTTTGTTACCCGAAGCACAGGGCGATGATTACGAGGAACAGGATTTTGCTAACAAAATGAAGAAGAAAAAAAAAAGAAGACTGTAA
- a CDS encoding ATP-dependent nuclease gives MYISKVSLVNYRNFANASFQFNKGINTIIGENGSGKTNVFRAIRLLLEDASLQYAYKLTDGDFNRSLDKGKWRGHWIIISIEFDELNDEEAIQSLFIHGVGVAAEDYVKKATYNLFFRPKADIRQKLSELAEGDAAGLQKILNSITIQDNYETFFTGKSTADFNDPDVYKEIVGDFENVVFPSTIDASKFGSKIPHQLSVSKEISFTFIQALRDVVSDFHNNRTNPLLTLLKNKSGEIKEEDYQPISDLVEQLNESIEDLPDVQNIRSDIKSTIQDAVGLTYSPSSLSIKSSVPNEAEKLLQSLKLFIGEPGEEYEGGIHELSLGGANLIFLTLKLLEFKYRKSKDTFANFLIIEEPEAHIHNHIQKTLFDKLDYGDTQIIYSTHSTQISEVSNVDNINILAKKLNFAEVYQPSTGLTSESINQIQRYLDAVRTNLLFAKGVILVEGDAEEILIPIMVKKVFGVSLDELGISLINIRSTGFENVAQLFHDSRIRRKCAILTDLDDAICDTTINDDDSDRLKKYKRKVEASKQKGLERKAKLDVFEAENDWIKAFYADYTFEVDFITEGNEEEVIAIIDQVYTDQPTRVQAKTDIEDDGVAVYGKRVLTMAKQEGKGWFAIMLGKHISFKTEIPNYIVDAILFAKETYSNNIIADIIEYRMNKHFYDDDALDFSSCRESLTKYRAEEATLDDLAFDLDLVIPDDQLLTFIDKLK, from the coding sequence ATGTATATTTCTAAAGTCAGCTTGGTCAATTATAGAAATTTTGCAAATGCAAGTTTTCAATTTAACAAAGGAATAAATACCATAATCGGAGAAAACGGTTCTGGAAAAACAAATGTCTTTAGGGCAATAAGGCTATTATTAGAAGATGCCTCCTTGCAATATGCTTATAAACTGACCGATGGAGATTTTAATAGGTCTTTGGACAAGGGAAAATGGAGAGGTCATTGGATTATTATCAGTATTGAATTTGATGAGCTTAACGATGAAGAGGCAATACAGTCATTGTTCATTCACGGTGTTGGAGTTGCCGCAGAAGATTATGTAAAAAAAGCTACTTACAACCTTTTCTTTCGTCCTAAAGCGGACATCAGACAAAAACTTTCCGAATTAGCTGAAGGAGATGCTGCTGGCTTACAAAAGATACTCAATAGCATCACAATTCAGGATAATTACGAAACTTTCTTTACTGGAAAAAGTACTGCTGATTTTAATGACCCTGATGTATATAAGGAAATTGTAGGCGATTTTGAAAATGTGGTTTTCCCATCTACAATTGATGCTTCCAAATTTGGCTCTAAAATTCCGCATCAATTATCTGTTTCCAAAGAAATCTCTTTCACATTCATCCAAGCCTTAAGAGATGTAGTAAGTGACTTTCATAACAATAGAACTAATCCTTTACTTACTCTATTGAAAAATAAAAGTGGAGAAATCAAAGAGGAAGATTACCAACCTATCAGCGATTTGGTTGAACAATTAAATGAAAGCATTGAAGATTTGCCCGATGTACAAAATATAAGGTCAGATATAAAATCAACCATTCAGGATGCCGTAGGTCTTACCTATTCTCCATCTTCATTATCCATTAAATCAAGTGTTCCCAATGAAGCCGAAAAATTGTTACAATCATTGAAACTTTTTATCGGAGAACCAGGCGAGGAATATGAGGGCGGTATTCACGAATTAAGTTTGGGAGGTGCTAATCTAATATTTTTAACCCTGAAATTACTTGAGTTTAAGTATAGAAAATCAAAAGATACATTTGCCAACTTCCTTATTATTGAGGAACCGGAAGCCCATATACATAACCATATTCAAAAGACCTTATTTGACAAATTGGATTATGGAGATACTCAAATTATCTATTCTACTCATTCTACACAAATTTCCGAAGTAAGTAATGTTGATAATATAAACATCCTTGCAAAGAAATTAAATTTTGCGGAAGTATATCAACCATCAACTGGTTTAACATCTGAAAGCATCAATCAAATACAGCGTTATTTGGATGCTGTAAGAACCAACCTGTTATTTGCAAAAGGAGTAATATTAGTTGAGGGCGATGCAGAAGAGATTTTAATACCAATAATGGTCAAAAAAGTATTTGGTGTAAGTCTTGACGAACTTGGAATTAGCCTCATCAATATACGAAGTACAGGCTTTGAGAATGTAGCCCAACTTTTCCACGATAGCCGTATAAGAAGAAAATGTGCAATTCTAACAGATTTAGATGATGCGATTTGTGATACAACTATTAATGACGATGATAGCGACCGATTAAAAAAATACAAGAGAAAAGTTGAGGCATCTAAACAAAAAGGATTAGAACGTAAGGCTAAATTAGATGTCTTTGAAGCAGAGAATGATTGGATAAAGGCATTTTATGCTGACTATACTTTTGAAGTTGATTTTATAACCGAAGGCAACGAGGAGGAAGTAATAGCTATAATTGACCAAGTATATACAGACCAACCAACAAGAGTACAAGCTAAAACTGATATTGAAGATGATGGTGTTGCGGTTTATGGAAAGCGAGTGCTTACAATGGCTAAACAGGAAGGTAAAGGTTGGTTTGCTATAATGTTAGGCAAGCATATTTCTTTTAAGACGGAAATTCCAAACTACATAGTTGATGCCATTCTTTTCGCCAAAGAAACATACTCCAACAATATTATTGCCGACATCATTGAATATAGGATGAACAAACATTTTTATGATGATGATGCTTTGGATTTTTCATCTTGTAGGGAGAGCCTAACGAAGTATAGAGCCGAAGAAGCAACTTTAGATGACCTTGCTTTTGACTTGGACTTGGTAATACCAGATGACCAACTATTAACATTCATAGATAAATTGAAATAG
- a CDS encoding ParA family protein produces MDTRKKPLFVAFSSQKGGVGKSTFTTLVASTMHYRLGYNVAVFDADFPQHSLMKMKTRDLAMVMENEALKKLAYKQFTTINKKAYPIMQHKADSVLDAAHEFVNTSPVPLDVLFFDLPGTVNTPGILKALAGMHHIFTPITADRVVMESTLIFTQLLQDVIMKKGETSIQSINLFWNQVDGRESTPLYDVYNQLIGQLGLSLMQSQIKNSTRFRKESEVDSKTVFRSTIMPPDERLMKACQLDLFISEFLNIIQS; encoded by the coding sequence ATGGACACAAGAAAGAAACCTCTGTTTGTCGCTTTTTCTTCTCAAAAAGGCGGTGTTGGCAAAAGCACATTTACCACGCTTGTCGCCAGTACGATGCACTATCGGTTGGGCTACAACGTAGCCGTTTTTGATGCGGATTTTCCGCAGCACAGCCTGATGAAAATGAAAACCCGTGATTTGGCAATGGTAATGGAAAATGAGGCGTTGAAAAAACTGGCATATAAGCAGTTTACCACCATCAATAAAAAAGCCTATCCCATTATGCAGCACAAAGCGGATAGCGTACTCGATGCGGCGCACGAATTTGTAAACACTTCCCCTGTTCCGCTTGATGTGCTGTTCTTCGACCTGCCCGGAACCGTGAACACGCCCGGAATTCTGAAAGCATTGGCAGGTATGCACCACATTTTCACGCCCATCACGGCAGACCGTGTGGTAATGGAAAGTACGCTCATCTTCACACAGCTTTTACAGGATGTAATTATGAAAAAAGGCGAAACTTCCATACAAAGCATTAACCTGTTTTGGAACCAGGTGGACGGCAGGGAAAGCACGCCCTTATATGACGTGTATAATCAGCTTATCGGGCAACTGGGGTTAAGCCTGATGCAAAGCCAAATCAAGAACAGCACCCGTTTTCGCAAGGAAAGTGAAGTGGACAGCAAAACAGTTTTCCGTTCTACGATAATGCCACCCGATGAGCGTTTGATGAAAGCCTGCCAGTTAGACCTGTTCATCAGCGAATTTTTAAACATCATTCAATCGTAG
- a CDS encoding DUF2326 domain-containing protein, translated as MLIRIYSETNLIDAVPFHNGINIILGKYSGDKEARGINGIGKSTLVRLVDFTLLSGKAEKRFAQKKYDFLRDDEHTITLEIEVQEQKYFIKRGFADTKKIFFGKRPDALDEYEKSEMPKLLEGIFFPTENNEVFFEGKRYGTLMEFFVKDDLQSQQRVDPLNFVSYNANAREKALYNFYLLNLPTKTLLKYNEVSSEYERYNNTVKSLSEKVKADTGKDIQEFRTERLKIEKDIAALEGSLKEYNFLANHKEIEQKLNQVISEINEQSVIYHNTNRKLEKLKSSYNDVSSIDLDKIRKLYNETVATFGNFVKRSLDEVIDFKKQLLTNRNKYLLEEEKKLQSSIDQSLTQLEKLEKNRSQLFSLLKERGALDRIESTYERLVNEKTLLERNTSIVREIDEIEEILGNSNIVIAELKRDIVSELNKQQSYLDELRLLFQQILENAIYLDEEFDNSYFNITLNSTSPRNQLPFKISLEIPKADALGQERLKIVAYDLMVFLKSRIDKRNIPDFLVHDGVFHAISYKTISNVLNYMYHKSNELHNFQYILTFNEDEIDLNGDENKFGKFDFDWSKQVIAEFSDTEQETIFKRFF; from the coding sequence ATGTTAATTAGAATATATTCAGAAACCAACCTTATAGATGCTGTTCCATTTCACAATGGAATAAACATCATATTGGGCAAATACTCTGGGGATAAAGAAGCACGAGGGATTAATGGTATTGGCAAATCTACGTTGGTCAGGCTTGTTGATTTTACCTTATTAAGCGGTAAAGCAGAAAAAAGATTTGCTCAAAAAAAGTATGACTTTTTACGTGATGATGAACACACGATTACTTTAGAAATTGAAGTACAGGAACAAAAATATTTTATCAAGAGGGGCTTTGCCGATACAAAAAAAATATTTTTCGGGAAGCGACCGGATGCTCTTGATGAATATGAAAAATCTGAAATGCCGAAATTGCTGGAAGGGATATTTTTTCCGACAGAAAACAACGAAGTATTCTTTGAAGGAAAAAGATATGGAACGTTGATGGAATTTTTTGTTAAGGACGACTTGCAAAGTCAGCAAAGAGTTGACCCTTTAAATTTTGTTTCTTACAATGCCAATGCAAGAGAAAAGGCATTGTATAATTTTTATTTGCTAAATCTCCCGACAAAAACACTTTTAAAATATAACGAAGTATCTTCTGAATACGAAAGGTATAATAATACGGTAAAATCCCTTTCAGAAAAGGTTAAAGCAGATACAGGTAAAGATATTCAGGAATTTAGAACAGAGCGGTTAAAGATTGAAAAAGACATTGCTGCACTCGAAGGCAGCCTGAAGGAATACAATTTTCTTGCTAATCACAAAGAAATAGAACAAAAATTAAATCAGGTTATATCTGAAATTAACGAGCAATCTGTCATCTATCATAATACAAACCGGAAATTAGAAAAACTAAAATCCTCTTACAATGATGTGTCTTCTATCGACCTGGACAAAATTCGTAAGCTCTACAATGAAACCGTGGCAACATTCGGCAACTTTGTAAAAAGGAGTTTGGATGAAGTTATAGACTTTAAAAAACAACTACTGACGAATAGGAATAAATATTTGTTGGAAGAAGAAAAGAAATTACAATCATCAATCGACCAGAGTTTAACGCAGCTTGAAAAATTAGAAAAGAACAGGAGCCAATTATTTTCATTGCTAAAAGAGAGAGGTGCATTGGATAGGATTGAAAGCACTTATGAAAGATTAGTCAATGAAAAAACACTTTTAGAACGGAATACCTCAATTGTACGAGAAATTGACGAAATAGAAGAGATATTGGGAAACTCCAATATTGTTATCGCAGAATTAAAAAGAGATATTGTCAGCGAGCTAAATAAGCAGCAATCATACCTTGATGAGTTGAGATTGTTATTTCAGCAAATTCTTGAAAATGCAATTTATTTAGATGAAGAATTTGACAACTCTTATTTTAATATCACATTAAACTCTACTTCGCCGAGAAACCAATTGCCTTTTAAAATAAGTTTGGAAATCCCTAAAGCTGATGCGTTAGGACAAGAGCGTTTGAAAATCGTAGCGTATGATTTAATGGTCTTTTTAAAGAGCAGGATTGACAAGCGTAATATTCCGGATTTTCTTGTACACGATGGTGTATTTCACGCCATATCATACAAAACAATATCCAATGTCCTGAACTATATGTACCACAAATCAAACGAGCTGCATAACTTTCAGTATATCCTTACTTTCAATGAAGACGAAATTGATTTAAACGGGGATGAAAATAAGTTCGGCAAGTTCGATTTTGATTGGTCTAAACAAGTGATTGCTGAATTCTCAGATACCGAACAGGAAACAATTTTTAAACGATTTTTTTAA
- the mobA gene encoding conjugal transfer protein MobA, protein MNDNNKKQLKKTGRRPKEDPATIRYTISFNEQEHAHFLALFDKSGMQVKAHFITSCIFDKTIKTIQIDKGTVDFYMRLTSFHSQFRSIGVNYNQIVKLLYKNFSEKKAAAFLYKLEKQTAEMAMLCQKIIQISEEFGAKHLKK, encoded by the coding sequence ATGAACGATAACAACAAAAAGCAATTGAAAAAGACCGGACGTCGCCCCAAAGAAGACCCGGCGACCATCCGCTATACGATTTCCTTTAACGAGCAGGAACACGCCCATTTTCTTGCCCTGTTTGATAAATCAGGTATGCAGGTAAAGGCTCATTTCATAACGTCCTGCATCTTTGACAAGACCATAAAAACCATTCAGATTGACAAGGGAACGGTTGATTTTTATATGCGGCTGACCTCTTTTCACAGCCAGTTCCGCTCCATAGGTGTAAACTATAATCAGATTGTAAAGCTATTGTACAAGAATTTTTCCGAGAAAAAGGCGGCAGCATTCCTGTATAAACTGGAAAAACAGACGGCAGAAATGGCGATGCTTTGTCAAAAAATCATTCAGATAAGCGAGGAGTTTGGAGCCAAACATTTGAAAAAATAA
- a CDS encoding ArsR/SmtB family transcription factor translates to MDNNSCIRQQADIKQINRCKDRVSELNGSFDYLSNGLELAGNNVRLKILFLLYEEKRLCVCDISDILGMTISAVSQHLRKLKDRKLIETEREAQTIFHSLTKEYEKMLKPFFKILDENKILETI, encoded by the coding sequence ATGGACAATAATTCTTGCATACGACAACAAGCAGACATTAAACAAATAAACCGCTGTAAAGACCGAGTTTCAGAACTCAACGGTTCTTTTGACTATTTATCGAACGGACTTGAATTAGCGGGAAACAATGTAAGACTGAAAATACTCTTTCTACTTTATGAAGAAAAACGACTTTGTGTTTGTGATATAAGTGATATTCTTGGTATGACAATTTCAGCGGTTTCACAACACTTGCGGAAACTCAAAGACAGAAAACTTATTGAAACCGAACGAGAAGCTCAAACTATTTTTCACTCACTGACTAAAGAGTATGAAAAAATGCTGAAACCATTTTTCAAAATACTTGACGAAAACAAAATATTAGAAACAATATGA
- a CDS encoding DUF3408 domain-containing protein translates to MEKDNKRKVTPDINEELMMNLMVDGVKKDGLQLPPEPAEEQEKEEIQNEVRQDELPQSKPVQRERNRTKKSLDGSYGEHFLKTHSMTKRGDKSIYIRQEYHERLSRIVQVIGKDAIPLYAYLDNILEHHFEMFEKAITDDFNEKFKPIF, encoded by the coding sequence ATGGAAAAAGATAATAAACGTAAAGTTACGCCGGACATTAACGAAGAGCTGATGATGAACCTGATGGTAGACGGCGTTAAAAAGGACGGTTTGCAGCTACCGCCTGAACCTGCCGAAGAGCAGGAAAAGGAAGAAATACAAAACGAGGTAAGGCAGGATGAATTACCACAAAGCAAACCTGTACAAAGGGAAAGAAACCGTACCAAGAAGAGCCTTGACGGAAGCTACGGCGAACACTTTTTGAAAACCCATTCGATGACAAAGCGGGGCGATAAAAGTATCTATATCCGGCAGGAATACCACGAACGGCTATCCCGTATTGTACAGGTAATCGGTAAAGATGCTATACCCCTGTATGCCTATCTCGATAACATACTGGAACATCATTTTGAAATGTTTGAAAAAGCCATTACCGATGATTTCAACGAAAAGTTTAAACCCATTTTTTAA
- a CDS encoding UvrD-helicase domain-containing protein encodes MFVWEKGSLNDEQEVAILEKDSVLLIACPGSGKTRTLTYKIAYELSRLNSNKEFVIAITYTNNAADEIKERVELLGVDTTQLWIGTIHSFCMEWILKPYHLYSERLKNGFKVCNSFDTEKLLTELCKKYSNPKVTFYDFQYYATINGTYKFTSKNSNQNKHIKAILQEYFGILKENSQLDFEQILFYAYELLKSKPIICTILCKLFPFILIDEYQDTKEIQYHIISKILSANNGCSKTLIVGDPNQSIYHSLGGYPMPKDDLEKLLGFNLIQLSLDKNYRSSETIINYFDYYKTFATPIIAFGNEKDYNSLITYNLSVSLDNLIEEIAKLILFNVREAGISPNEICIAAPQWVQIASITRKVMIRLPDFSFDGPGMAPFSRDIENFWFKVARIVLTEPSPYMYVRRLRWSKEVLNELDAAGVDVSNLSNKEFLKICNSIEVNENDGLTYLRSFFERICESLKIQIPNFPLLEEHHTSFFASSKNRIQRLIDEGNPFIGEIENFRKVFRQRDGITVSTIHGVKGEEYDTVIGFALLNDYVPHFNDTNGYENSKKLLYVLASRARKNLHLISETSRGINYYNPEGKSPTPHLLEYNYEYSIVALDNSD; translated from the coding sequence ATGTTCGTTTGGGAAAAAGGAAGTTTGAATGATGAGCAAGAAGTTGCAATCTTGGAGAAAGATAGTGTACTCTTGATTGCCTGTCCTGGTAGTGGAAAAACGAGAACGCTTACATACAAAATCGCTTACGAATTAAGCAGGCTAAATTCCAATAAAGAGTTCGTTATTGCAATTACATACACGAATAACGCTGCTGATGAAATTAAAGAACGGGTTGAATTATTGGGGGTTGATACTACACAATTATGGATTGGTACAATTCACTCATTCTGTATGGAATGGATATTAAAGCCTTACCATCTGTATTCTGAAAGGTTGAAAAACGGGTTTAAAGTTTGTAATTCCTTTGATACTGAAAAGCTCCTAACCGAATTATGCAAAAAATATAGCAATCCAAAAGTTACTTTTTATGATTTTCAATATTATGCTACCATAAATGGTACATATAAGTTTACATCAAAAAATAGTAATCAGAATAAGCATATCAAAGCTATTCTTCAAGAATATTTCGGAATATTAAAAGAGAATAGTCAATTGGATTTTGAGCAGATACTTTTTTATGCTTATGAATTATTGAAATCAAAGCCAATCATTTGTACCATCTTATGCAAATTATTTCCATTTATTTTGATTGATGAATATCAAGATACTAAAGAGATACAATACCATATAATATCAAAAATATTAAGTGCAAACAACGGGTGTTCAAAAACATTAATTGTTGGCGACCCTAACCAATCTATTTATCATTCTTTAGGTGGTTATCCGATGCCAAAGGATGATTTGGAAAAACTTTTGGGGTTTAACTTGATACAGTTGAGTTTAGACAAAAATTACAGGTCATCTGAAACCATAATAAATTACTTCGATTATTATAAAACATTTGCTACCCCTATTATAGCATTCGGAAACGAAAAAGATTATAATAGTTTAATCACATATAACTTATCGGTTTCGTTAGATAATTTGATAGAAGAAATTGCAAAATTGATTTTGTTTAATGTCCGTGAAGCCGGAATTAGCCCTAATGAAATTTGTATTGCAGCACCTCAATGGGTTCAGATTGCAAGTATTACAAGGAAGGTAATGATTAGACTTCCGGATTTTAGTTTTGACGGACCCGGTATGGCTCCGTTTTCACGGGACATTGAGAATTTTTGGTTTAAAGTTGCAAGAATTGTTTTGACAGAACCATCGCCCTATATGTACGTTCGTCGTTTACGTTGGAGTAAAGAAGTTTTGAACGAACTTGATGCTGCGGGAGTAGATGTATCAAACTTATCAAACAAAGAGTTTTTGAAAATCTGCAATTCAATTGAAGTGAATGAAAATGATGGTTTAACCTACTTACGTTCTTTCTTTGAAAGAATTTGTGAAAGCCTGAAAATACAAATTCCGAATTTCCCGTTACTTGAAGAACATCACACATCATTTTTTGCAAGTTCAAAAAATAGAATACAAAGGCTTATTGACGAGGGAAATCCATTTATTGGAGAGATTGAAAATTTTAGAAAAGTTTTCAGGCAAAGAGATGGTATAACCGTTTCAACTATTCACGGCGTAAAGGGAGAGGAATATGATACAGTAATAGGTTTTGCTCTTCTTAATGATTATGTCCCACACTTCAACGATACAAACGGTTACGAAAATTCTAAAAAATTACTTTACGTTTTAGCTTCAAGAGCAAGAAAAAATTTACACTTAATCTCTGAAACGTCAAGAGGGATAAATTATTACAATCCTGAAGGGAAAAGCCCTACACCTCATTTGCTCGAATATAATTATGAATATTCGATTGTTGCTCTTGACAATTCCGATTGA